The proteins below are encoded in one region of Aeromonas jandaei:
- a CDS encoding GNAT family N-acetyltransferase yields the protein MQIELVPLTPEETLSPGGLALQQRVINSQPVFNLALGGPAALSLTAIRQDAEAVLAAGGRYLVIRRQQEVVGIAHLLASNPFDGHPWIGLLVIDSEMAGKGVGRSAASQLCHHLAQLNPAPVRLCVQLSNPAALAFWQRCGFEQIEEDLDDENRPIAILQAIPHNGANPR from the coding sequence ATGCAGATCGAGCTTGTTCCCCTTACCCCTGAAGAGACCCTGAGCCCCGGCGGGCTGGCCCTGCAGCAGCGGGTCATCAACTCGCAGCCCGTCTTCAATCTGGCGCTGGGCGGCCCTGCGGCGCTTTCCCTCACCGCCATCCGGCAGGATGCTGAAGCCGTGCTGGCCGCCGGCGGCCGCTATCTGGTCATTCGCAGGCAGCAAGAGGTTGTCGGTATCGCCCATCTGCTGGCCAGTAACCCCTTCGATGGCCATCCCTGGATTGGTCTGCTGGTGATCGATAGCGAAATGGCGGGTAAAGGGGTGGGGCGCAGTGCTGCCAGTCAGCTTTGCCACCATCTGGCACAACTCAACCCGGCGCCGGTTCGTCTCTGCGTTCAGCTGAGCAACCCTGCCGCCCTCGCCTTCTGGCAGCGCTGCGGCTTCGAGCAGATCGAGGAAGATCTCGACGATGAAAATCGCCCCATCGCCATTTTGCAGGCCATCCCGCATAACGGCGCGAACCCGCGCTGA
- a CDS encoding LysR family transcriptional regulator yields MDIRALRYFVELVREQSFTRASEKLFVTQPTISKMIRNIEEELGQPLLNREGRRFTLTDSGQVLFQRAQTILAEMQQLEAELADLQSLQHGRLTLGIPPMVGHLYADLIRAYRTRYPKVELTLVEYGGRLIEQAVLEGELDLAITMLPTKEEGPLSALDLDRYPIQVVLPDQPRWRGDAPLRMEALQEEPFLLYTQAFTLSERLEQACREAGFVPQVAARSSQWDFLTAMVRSGMGVAFLPEPVCNRLNPEGLVLRPLEPELSWRLGVIWPRERYLSRTAEAWLELCRKWREPH; encoded by the coding sequence ATGGATATTCGCGCCCTGCGCTACTTTGTCGAACTGGTTCGGGAGCAGAGCTTCACCCGCGCCTCGGAGAAGCTGTTCGTCACCCAGCCCACCATCAGCAAGATGATCCGCAATATCGAGGAGGAGCTGGGCCAGCCTCTGCTCAACCGGGAGGGGCGTCGCTTTACCCTGACCGACAGCGGGCAGGTGCTGTTTCAGCGGGCCCAGACCATTCTGGCCGAGATGCAGCAGCTGGAGGCGGAGCTGGCGGATCTGCAGAGCCTGCAGCATGGTCGCCTCACCCTCGGCATTCCCCCCATGGTGGGCCACCTCTACGCTGATCTCATTCGCGCCTACCGCACCCGCTACCCCAAGGTGGAGCTGACGCTGGTGGAGTATGGCGGCCGTCTGATCGAACAGGCGGTGCTGGAGGGGGAGCTGGATCTCGCCATCACCATGCTGCCCACCAAAGAGGAGGGGCCGCTCAGCGCCCTCGATCTCGATCGCTATCCCATTCAGGTGGTGCTGCCGGATCAGCCGCGCTGGCGCGGCGATGCGCCGCTGCGGATGGAGGCGCTGCAGGAGGAGCCCTTCCTGCTCTATACCCAGGCCTTCACTCTGAGCGAGCGGCTGGAGCAGGCGTGCCGGGAGGCGGGGTTCGTGCCGCAGGTAGCGGCACGCAGCAGTCAGTGGGATTTTCTCACCGCCATGGTGCGCAGCGGCATGGGGGTCGCCTTCCTGCCCGAGCCGGTCTGCAACCGGCTCAATCCGGAGGGGTTGGTACTGCGGCCGCTGGAGCCCGAACTGAGCTGGCGACTCGGAGTGATCTGGCCGCGCGAGCGCTATCTGTCGCGCACCGCCGAAGCCTGGCTGGAGCTGTGCCGCAAGTGGCGGGAGCCTCACTGA
- a CDS encoding GNAT family N-acetyltransferase: MAAEINEFGQPLGPLVAGWDGARFPEAQLLEGWGCRCEPLDPARHEASLWQAFGKDDGSLWTYLTSGPFPSRSEWQGWLARMAAGRDPQFYAIVDAASGRALGLASFLRIDPLAGSIEVGWLHFAPAMRRTRLATAAMTLMMARAFALGYRRYEWKCNALNLPSRQAALRLGFTFEGIFRQARVDKDRSRDTAWFSVIDSEWPALQATLARWLDDANFDQSGRQRLSLSALTAALRGN; this comes from the coding sequence GTGGCTGCTGAGATCAACGAATTTGGCCAACCGCTCGGGCCGCTGGTCGCCGGCTGGGACGGCGCCCGCTTCCCGGAAGCGCAACTGCTTGAGGGGTGGGGCTGTCGCTGCGAGCCACTCGATCCGGCCCGCCACGAAGCGAGCCTCTGGCAAGCCTTCGGCAAGGATGACGGGAGCCTTTGGACCTACCTCACCAGCGGCCCCTTCCCAAGCCGCTCCGAGTGGCAGGGATGGCTGGCGCGTATGGCGGCGGGGCGGGATCCCCAGTTCTACGCCATCGTCGATGCCGCCAGCGGGCGCGCCCTCGGACTCGCCAGCTTTCTGCGCATCGACCCTCTCGCTGGCAGCATCGAGGTGGGCTGGCTCCACTTCGCCCCGGCGATGCGCCGCACCCGGCTCGCCACCGCCGCCATGACGCTGATGATGGCGCGCGCCTTCGCCCTCGGCTATCGCCGTTACGAGTGGAAGTGCAACGCCCTCAACCTCCCCTCCCGGCAGGCGGCGCTGCGGCTCGGTTTCACCTTCGAGGGGATCTTCCGGCAGGCCCGGGTCGACAAGGATCGCTCACGCGATACCGCCTGGTTCTCGGTGATCGACAGCGAGTGGCCCGCCCTGCAGGCGACCCTTGCCCGCTGGCTGGACGATGCCAACTTCGACCAGAGCGGGCGCCAGCGCCTCTCCCTCTCGGCGCTCACCGCCGCCCTGCGCGGCAACTGA
- the ybaK gene encoding Cys-tRNA(Pro) deacylase → MTPAINLLKKLKIPHKLYPYECEAHDDFGKHAATQLGLPEAQVFKTLIAHHDKQAVVAIVPSSGMCSLKQLAKATGLKKVEMMKPAEAEKLTGYKVGGISPLAQKKLLPTVLDESAMQFDEILVSGGKRGLSVGVAPQDMLTLLKWIAAPIGEE, encoded by the coding sequence ATGACTCCTGCCATCAACCTGCTGAAGAAGCTCAAAATCCCCCACAAGCTCTACCCCTACGAGTGCGAAGCCCACGACGATTTCGGCAAGCATGCCGCGACTCAGCTCGGGCTGCCGGAGGCGCAGGTATTCAAGACCCTGATCGCCCACCACGACAAACAGGCGGTGGTGGCCATAGTGCCCTCATCCGGCATGTGCAGTCTGAAACAGCTGGCCAAGGCGACCGGCCTCAAGAAGGTGGAGATGATGAAGCCGGCGGAAGCGGAAAAACTGACCGGCTACAAGGTGGGCGGCATCAGCCCGCTGGCCCAGAAGAAGCTGCTGCCCACCGTGCTCGACGAGTCGGCTATGCAATTTGACGAGATCCTGGTGAGCGGCGGCAAGCGTGGCCTCTCGGTCGGTGTGGCGCCGCAGGATATGCTGACTTTGCTGAAGTGGATTGCCGCTCCTATCGGCGAAGAGTAA
- a CDS encoding substrate-binding periplasmic protein has product MRASVRSLLCAVLLLPATGSATPAFTLHSCFENSDSYPWLLQSGEGIVQYHLKLVAERLGIEILMTPLPWKRCLSLVSSGQMDAAFKMSYSAERASKIGSYPMRGDKPDPDKRLLIESYSLYQLKGGKSQWDGTTLRVKGIVAAQSGFSIVEYLQGAGVEVDDSSRDPLIILKKLVMDRAAATALQTEVADSLLAAYPDLQGQIERLAPVLVEKPYYLVFSHAFRQSHPHESQQVWDAIEAVRNSPAYQHYVATFRQTHRAGD; this is encoded by the coding sequence ATGCGAGCATCTGTCAGATCCCTGCTGTGCGCTGTGCTGCTTCTCCCCGCCACGGGTAGTGCTACCCCTGCCTTTACCCTGCACTCCTGTTTTGAAAACAGCGACTCCTACCCCTGGCTGCTGCAGTCGGGGGAGGGGATCGTTCAGTATCACCTCAAGCTGGTGGCAGAGCGCCTTGGCATCGAAATCCTGATGACTCCACTCCCCTGGAAGCGCTGCCTCTCGCTGGTGAGTAGCGGCCAGATGGATGCTGCCTTCAAGATGAGCTACAGCGCGGAGCGGGCGAGCAAGATAGGCAGTTACCCGATGCGCGGTGACAAGCCGGATCCCGACAAGCGCTTGCTCATCGAAAGCTACAGCCTCTATCAGCTCAAGGGGGGCAAGAGCCAGTGGGATGGCACCACCCTCAGGGTCAAGGGGATAGTGGCGGCCCAGTCCGGTTTCTCCATAGTCGAGTACCTGCAGGGGGCGGGAGTCGAGGTAGATGACTCCAGTCGGGATCCGCTCATCATATTGAAAAAGCTGGTGATGGATCGGGCCGCCGCCACCGCCTTGCAGACCGAAGTGGCCGACAGCCTGCTGGCGGCCTATCCCGACCTGCAAGGGCAGATCGAGCGGCTGGCGCCGGTGTTGGTGGAGAAGCCCTACTATCTGGTTTTCTCCCACGCCTTCCGCCAGAGCCATCCGCATGAGAGTCAGCAGGTGTGGGATGCCATCGAGGCGGTGCGCAACTCGCCCGCCTATCAGCACTATGTGGCCACTTTCAGACAGACCCATCGGGCAGGGGACTAA
- a CDS encoding PLP-dependent aminotransferase family protein, whose amino-acid sequence MSALPTLFAENDASLPVQERLVRTVRDAILAGHLPQGSRLPPSRVLARDLSLSRGTVEQAYGRLEAEGYLTRRVGVGSFVALAVVPAPRSRQRGGAPLSRRGEAILASGACQEETGTPHSFASGQGDTLAFPRELWGRLLQQQWRRHGPRLMQYGDPAGLPALRQAIAAYLVQSRGLVCHPEQVLLLTSSQQGIQLAAQLLLDPGDTVWLEEPGYLGARNAMQAAGAHLHPVPVDEEGLNPAGAHPAPRLIYTTPSHQYPLGMAMSLPRRMALLARAEREQAWILEDDYDGEFQYDQRPLPSLQGLDRSGRVIYVGTFSKVLFGSLRLAYLVLPPALLEPFARARAAFDGHSNQLLQAVTAEFLQGGYFASHLRQMRLLYRSRRDLLLAQLAEHCPQLTPIHTGAGLQCTALLPPGGEARWTNLANRQGLGLRALRPFYLGESDREGWLLGYAGLDNGTLRQLCRDLGRVLREG is encoded by the coding sequence ATGAGCGCCTTGCCGACCCTGTTTGCCGAGAACGATGCCAGCTTGCCGGTGCAGGAGCGACTGGTGCGCACGGTGCGCGATGCCATCCTCGCCGGTCACCTGCCGCAGGGCAGCCGCCTGCCGCCGAGCCGGGTGCTGGCGCGGGATCTCTCCCTGTCGCGTGGCACGGTTGAGCAGGCTTATGGCCGGCTGGAGGCGGAGGGCTACCTGACCCGCCGGGTCGGCGTGGGCAGCTTCGTGGCGCTGGCGGTGGTGCCCGCGCCGCGCAGCCGCCAGCGCGGTGGCGCCCCCCTGTCCAGGCGCGGGGAGGCGATCCTCGCCAGCGGCGCCTGTCAGGAGGAGACGGGCACCCCGCACAGTTTTGCCAGCGGTCAGGGCGATACGCTCGCCTTTCCCCGCGAGCTGTGGGGGCGGTTGTTGCAGCAGCAGTGGCGCCGGCACGGCCCGCGCCTGATGCAGTATGGCGATCCCGCCGGTCTGCCCGCCCTGCGTCAGGCCATCGCCGCCTATCTGGTGCAGTCGCGCGGACTGGTCTGCCACCCGGAGCAGGTGCTGCTGCTCACCAGCTCCCAGCAGGGGATCCAGCTCGCCGCCCAGCTGCTGCTCGACCCCGGTGATACGGTCTGGCTGGAGGAGCCGGGCTACCTCGGCGCGCGCAATGCGATGCAGGCCGCCGGGGCGCACCTCCATCCGGTGCCGGTGGATGAGGAGGGGCTCAACCCGGCGGGCGCTCACCCGGCGCCGCGCCTCATCTACACCACTCCTTCCCACCAGTATCCCCTCGGCATGGCGATGAGCCTGCCACGGCGCATGGCGCTGCTGGCCCGCGCCGAGCGGGAGCAGGCCTGGATCCTGGAGGATGACTACGACGGCGAGTTTCAGTACGACCAGCGGCCGCTCCCCTCGTTGCAGGGGCTGGATCGCAGCGGCCGGGTCATCTATGTGGGTACCTTCAGCAAGGTGCTGTTCGGTTCGCTGCGCCTTGCCTATCTGGTGCTGCCACCGGCGCTGCTGGAGCCCTTTGCCCGCGCGCGCGCCGCGTTCGACGGTCACAGTAACCAGCTGTTGCAGGCGGTGACTGCCGAGTTTCTGCAGGGAGGCTACTTTGCCAGCCATCTGCGCCAGATGCGGCTGCTCTACCGCAGCCGGCGGGATCTGCTGCTGGCCCAGCTGGCCGAGCACTGCCCACAGCTGACCCCCATTCACACCGGTGCCGGATTGCAGTGCACCGCGCTGTTGCCTCCCGGCGGCGAGGCGCGCTGGACAAACCTGGCCAACCGGCAGGGGTTGGGATTGCGAGCCTTGCGCCCCTTCTATCTGGGAGAGTCGGATCGGGAGGGGTGGCTGCTCGGTTATGCCGGCCTCGATAACGGCACCCTGCGCCAGCTCTGCCGCGACCTTGGCCGCGTACTGCGGGAGGGATAA
- a CDS encoding rhodanese-like domain-containing protein, whose translation MSHVRSTGLLSPEQAALFFEAQLACRTDAADLAADLMAATAGIVVIDTRSPAHYAAGHIPGAISLPHREMVPERVAGLDRDAIYVCYCDGIGCNGSTQGAYKLARLGFRVKELIGGLHWWQQDGFAVALGDEPGQLANEEVRCGC comes from the coding sequence ATGAGTCACGTTCGTTCCACCGGCCTGCTCTCGCCCGAGCAGGCCGCCCTCTTCTTCGAAGCCCAGCTTGCCTGCCGCACCGATGCCGCCGATCTGGCCGCTGACCTGATGGCGGCAACGGCCGGCATCGTCGTCATCGACACCCGCTCGCCAGCGCACTACGCCGCCGGCCACATTCCCGGGGCCATCTCCCTGCCGCACCGGGAGATGGTGCCCGAGCGGGTGGCCGGGCTCGATCGCGATGCCATCTACGTCTGCTACTGCGACGGCATCGGCTGCAACGGCTCGACTCAGGGAGCTTACAAGCTGGCGCGCCTCGGTTTTCGGGTCAAGGAGCTGATCGGCGGCCTCCACTGGTGGCAGCAGGATGGCTTTGCGGTCGCGCTCGGCGACGAGCCGGGTCAGCTGGCCAACGAGGAGGTGCGCTGTGGCTGCTGA